From one Triticum aestivum cultivar Chinese Spring chromosome 4B, IWGSC CS RefSeq v2.1, whole genome shotgun sequence genomic stretch:
- the LOC123092426 gene encoding uncharacterized protein isoform X1 produces the protein MTRRRTHPPPTPLPRATTPCPAAACAQDSTSRSSCEPDPASSPELHLLPRLPSANRTPPSGFSGTAVSSGPTSSPEAVHRCSASFRPCNGLPCTALAEAGILEEYFQPGRALSTVQEDNNDSQYDGCESYFDISLYSASLCVVLCVFKCLMKIDVPGSSCITEEFMYCLVSKPVQLCKPHKFKRIHISTNSRGHVLPSRVQTSVYQEVHVLQFRVLVLLSIKYNYWYRNCSIFVRKLPAKEKPFLHPFRAHTTCTVLSPTPWR, from the exons ATGACCCGCCGCCGCACGCATCCACCCCCTACCCCGCTGCCGCGCGCCACCACCCCCTGTCCCGCCGCCGCGTGCGCGCAGGATTCGACTAGCCGGAGCAGCTGCGAGCCGGATCCAGCCTCGTCCCCCGAGCtccatcttcttccccgcctccctTCCGCGAACCGGACGCCTCCTTCTGGGTTCTCCGGCACCGCTGTGTCTAGCGGTCCAACCTCGTCGCCCGAGGCCGTTCACCGTTGCAGCGCCTCCTTCCGTCCGTGCAACGGGCTCCCGTGCACGGCCCTTGCTGAAGCTG GAATTTTGGAAGAGTACTTTCAACCTGGAAGAGCACTTTCAACCGTCCAGGAAGACAACAACGACAGCCAGTATGATGGATGTGAGAGTTATTTTGACATTTCATTGTACAGTGCTTCTCTTTGTGTAGTGTTGTGTGTTTTCAAGTGCTTGATGAAAATTGATGTTCCAGGTAGTTCATGTATTACTGAGGAGTTCATGTACTGCCTAGTAAGTAAACCTGTTCAACTATGTAAGCCACACAAGTTCAAAAGGATTCACATCAGTACAAACTCGAGAGGGCATGTATTACCGTCCAGAGTACAAACTTCAGTTTACCAAGAAGTTCATGTATTACAATTTAGAGTTCTTGTATTACTATCCATAAAGTATAACTATTGGTATAGAAACTGTTCAATATTTGTTCGAAAGCTACCTGCAAAAGAGAAGCCCTTCTTACATCCATTTAGAGCTCACACCACATGCACCGTCCTCAGTCCAACCCCATGGCGTTAG
- the LOC123092426 gene encoding uncharacterized protein isoform X2: MTRRRTHPPPTPLPRATTPCPAAACAQDSTSRSSCEPDPASSPELHLLPRLPSANRTPPSGFSGTAVSSGPTSSPEAVHRCSASFRPCNGLPCTALAEAGILEEYFQPGRALSTVQEDNNDSQYDGCCSKNRMHKFIFCMLFSTSTSQSTRPNICRHGTAPPPPGEGPPPSWRRAQPR; this comes from the exons ATGACCCGCCGCCGCACGCATCCACCCCCTACCCCGCTGCCGCGCGCCACCACCCCCTGTCCCGCCGCCGCGTGCGCGCAGGATTCGACTAGCCGGAGCAGCTGCGAGCCGGATCCAGCCTCGTCCCCCGAGCtccatcttcttccccgcctccctTCCGCGAACCGGACGCCTCCTTCTGGGTTCTCCGGCACCGCTGTGTCTAGCGGTCCAACCTCGTCGCCCGAGGCCGTTCACCGTTGCAGCGCCTCCTTCCGTCCGTGCAACGGGCTCCCGTGCACGGCCCTTGCTGAAGCTG GAATTTTGGAAGAGTACTTTCAACCTGGAAGAGCACTTTCAACCGTCCAGGAAGACAACAACGACAGCCAGTATGATGGAT GTTGCAGCAAAAACAGGATGCACAAGTTCATCTTTTGTATGCTTTTCAGTACATCTACTTCCCAATC GACCCGACCCAACATCTGCCGCCATGGCACGGCGCCTCCACCTCCCGGCGAAGGACCACCACCTTCCTGGCGACGTGCCCAACCCCGATGA